In one window of Pseudomonas chlororaphis subsp. chlororaphis DNA:
- the flgG gene encoding flagellar basal-body rod protein FlgG, which produces MLPALWVAKTGLSAQDTNLTTISNNLANVSTTGFKRDRAEFQDLLYQIKRQPGAQSTQDSELPSGLQLGTGVRIVGTQKNFTAGSLQTTEQPLDMAINGRGFFQILQPDGTTSYTRDGTFHLDSNGQIVTANGFALEPAIVVPNDAQTFTVGQDGTVSITTAGNPASQVIGNLQTADFINPAGLQATGNNLFLETAASGAPQVGTPGLNGFGTTLQNTLETSNVSTVEEMVNMITTQRAYEMNSKVISTADQMLSFVTQNL; this is translated from the coding sequence ATGCTTCCGGCTCTGTGGGTTGCCAAAACAGGTCTGTCCGCCCAGGACACTAACCTGACCACCATTTCCAACAACCTGGCGAACGTTTCGACCACGGGTTTCAAACGTGATCGCGCCGAGTTCCAGGACCTGCTGTATCAGATCAAGCGTCAGCCTGGTGCCCAGTCGACCCAGGACAGCGAGCTGCCGTCGGGCCTGCAACTGGGTACCGGTGTGCGCATCGTCGGCACCCAGAAGAACTTCACTGCCGGCAGCCTGCAGACCACCGAGCAGCCGCTGGACATGGCCATCAACGGCCGCGGTTTCTTCCAGATCCTGCAACCGGACGGCACCACGTCCTACACCCGTGACGGCACCTTCCACCTTGATTCCAACGGCCAGATCGTCACCGCCAACGGCTTCGCGCTGGAGCCGGCGATCGTCGTGCCGAACGACGCCCAGACCTTCACCGTGGGCCAGGACGGCACCGTCTCGATCACCACCGCCGGCAACCCGGCCTCGCAAGTGATCGGCAACCTGCAGACCGCCGACTTCATCAACCCGGCCGGCCTGCAAGCGACGGGCAACAACCTGTTCCTGGAAACCGCCGCCAGCGGCGCGCCGCAAGTCGGTACCCCGGGCCTCAACGGTTTCGGCACCACCCTGCAGAACACCCTGGAAACCTCCAACGTCAGCACCGTTGAGGAGATGGTCAACATGATCACCACCCAGCGCGCCTACGAGATGAACTCCAAGGTGATCTCCACCGCCGACCAGATGCTCTCGTTCGTCACGCAGAATCTGTAA
- the flgH gene encoding flagellar basal body L-ring protein FlgH produces MNRFVSVLALSGFVVLGGCVAPTPKPNDPYYAPVLPRTPLPAAANNGSIYQAGFEQNLYSDRKAFRVGDIITITLNERTQASKNANSQVDKNSKTGIGLTSFFGGGLSTNNPVGSGDLSLDVGYSGDRATKGDSKSGQSNSLTGSITVTVADVLPNGIIAVRGEKWLTLNTGDELVRIAGLVRADDIATDNTVSSTRVADARITYSGTGAFADASQPGWFDRFFLSPLFPF; encoded by the coding sequence ATGAATCGCTTTGTATCTGTTCTCGCACTGAGTGGGTTCGTCGTGCTCGGAGGCTGCGTGGCCCCGACGCCGAAGCCCAATGACCCGTATTACGCTCCGGTGTTGCCACGTACTCCGTTGCCGGCTGCGGCCAACAACGGCTCGATCTACCAGGCCGGCTTCGAGCAGAACCTCTACAGCGACCGCAAGGCGTTCCGCGTGGGCGACATCATCACCATCACTCTCAACGAGCGGACCCAGGCGAGCAAGAACGCCAACTCGCAGGTCGACAAGAACAGCAAGACCGGCATCGGCCTGACCTCGTTTTTCGGTGGTGGCCTGAGCACCAATAACCCGGTGGGCAGCGGCGACCTGAGCCTGGACGTCGGTTACAGCGGCGACCGGGCCACCAAGGGCGACAGCAAGTCCGGCCAGAGCAACAGCCTGACCGGTTCGATCACCGTGACGGTGGCCGACGTGCTGCCCAACGGCATCATCGCCGTGCGCGGCGAGAAGTGGCTGACCCTCAACACCGGCGACGAGTTGGTGCGGATTGCCGGCCTGGTGCGCGCCGACGATATTGCCACCGACAACACGGTGTCCTCGACCCGCGTCGCCGACGCACGCATCACCTATTCGGGCACCGGTGCCTTTGCCGATGCGAGCCAGCCGGGCTGGTTCGACCGTTTCTTCCTCAGCCCGCTGTTCCCTTTCTAG
- a CDS encoding flagellar basal body P-ring protein FlgI — MLAALLLSAACHAQAERLKDIASISGVRSNQLIGYGLVVGLNGTGDQTTQTPFTLQTFNNMLSQFGIKVPPGSGNVQLKNVAAVSVSADLPAFAKPGQQVDITVSSIGNSKSLRGGTLLLTPLKGIDGNVYAIAQGNLVVGGFDAEGRDGSKITVNVPSAGRIPGGASVERAVPSGFNQGNSLTLNLNRSDFTTAKRIVDKINDMLGPGVAQAIDGGSIRVTAPLDPSQRVDYLSILENLEIDPGQAVAKVIINSRTGTIVIGQNVKVSPAAVTHGSLTVTITEDPIVSQPGPLSNGQTAVVPRSRVNAEQEAKPMFKFGPGTTLDEIVRAVNQVGAAPGDLMAILEALKQAGALQADLIVI, encoded by the coding sequence ATGCTGGCCGCGCTGTTGCTTTCGGCGGCCTGCCACGCTCAAGCCGAACGGCTGAAGGACATCGCCAGCATTTCCGGCGTGCGTTCCAACCAGTTGATCGGCTACGGCCTGGTGGTCGGGCTTAATGGCACCGGCGACCAGACGACCCAGACACCCTTCACCCTGCAGACCTTCAACAACATGCTGTCGCAGTTCGGCATCAAGGTGCCGCCGGGTTCCGGCAACGTGCAGTTGAAGAACGTCGCGGCGGTATCGGTGAGCGCCGATCTGCCAGCGTTCGCCAAGCCGGGGCAGCAGGTGGATATCACCGTGTCCTCCATCGGCAACTCCAAGAGCCTGCGTGGTGGCACCTTGCTGCTGACGCCACTCAAGGGGATCGACGGCAACGTCTACGCCATCGCCCAGGGCAACCTGGTGGTGGGCGGTTTCGACGCCGAGGGGCGTGACGGTTCGAAGATCACGGTCAACGTTCCGTCGGCCGGTCGCATCCCTGGCGGTGCCTCGGTGGAGCGCGCGGTACCGAGCGGTTTCAACCAGGGCAACAGCCTGACCCTGAACCTCAACCGTTCCGACTTCACCACCGCCAAGCGCATCGTCGACAAGATCAACGACATGCTCGGCCCGGGCGTGGCCCAGGCTATCGACGGCGGTTCGATCCGCGTCACCGCGCCGCTCGATCCGAGCCAGCGCGTCGACTATCTGTCGATCCTCGAGAACCTGGAAATCGATCCGGGGCAGGCGGTGGCCAAGGTCATCATCAACTCGCGCACCGGCACTATCGTCATCGGCCAGAACGTCAAGGTGTCGCCAGCCGCCGTGACTCACGGCAGCCTTACCGTGACCATCACCGAAGACCCGATCGTCAGCCAGCCTGGACCGCTGTCCAATGGCCAGACCGCGGTCGTGCCACGCTCGCGGGTCAACGCCGAACAGGAAGCCAAGCCGATGTTCAAGTTCGGCCCGGGCACCACCCTCGACGAGATCGTGCGTGCGGTGAATCAGGTCGGCGCGGCACCGGGCGACCTGATGGCGATCCTCGAAGCCTTGAAACAGGCCGGCGCGCTGCAAGCCGACCTGATCGTGATTTGA
- the flgJ gene encoding flagellar assembly peptidoglycan hydrolase FlgJ, producing MDIRKSGLVSSGDSGSYSDLNRLNQLKVGDKNSDANMRKVAQEFESLFLNEMLKSMRSATEALGKDNPLNTPAAKQYQEMYDQQLAVSMSREGGGIGLADVLMRQMSKNKSTNPAAAATLPGAQAEKVALTEKVATPTAIAAGTTALGGPLSRVNGQRPLWASRALEPQRAADSGTHNDMALLNQRRISLPSKLTDRLLAGIVPSADSAVANRTALPERTTAATDALVKNSSRSFAAVPHGRMQIYGRAVAQPPLAPAKKAFSSADEFVATMLPMAQQAADRIGVDPRYLVAQAALETGWGKSVMRQQDGSSSHNLFGIKAGSSWKGDQARAITSEFRNGQMVKETAEFRSYASYQDSFHDLVTLLQSNNRYQEVLKSADNPEQFVRELQKAGYATDPDYASKISQIAKQMKSYENYAAAGASTNL from the coding sequence ATGGATATTCGCAAGAGCGGTCTGGTCAGCAGCGGCGATTCGGGTTCCTACTCGGACCTCAACCGGCTTAACCAGCTCAAGGTCGGCGACAAGAACAGCGACGCCAACATGCGCAAGGTGGCGCAGGAGTTCGAGTCGCTGTTCCTCAACGAAATGCTCAAGTCCATGCGCTCGGCCACCGAAGCGCTGGGCAAGGACAACCCGCTCAATACCCCGGCGGCCAAGCAATACCAGGAAATGTACGACCAGCAACTGGCGGTTTCCATGTCCCGCGAGGGCGGTGGCATCGGCCTGGCCGATGTGCTGATGCGCCAGATGTCGAAGAACAAATCTACTAATCCTGCCGCGGCGGCGACCCTGCCCGGCGCCCAGGCTGAAAAGGTCGCGCTGACTGAAAAGGTCGCGACGCCAACCGCCATCGCTGCCGGCACCACCGCTTTGGGCGGGCCATTGTCGCGGGTCAATGGTCAGCGTCCGTTGTGGGCGTCTCGTGCGCTGGAACCGCAGCGCGCCGCCGACAGCGGTACCCATAACGATATGGCGCTGCTCAACCAGCGGCGTATTTCCCTGCCGAGCAAGCTGACCGATCGCCTGCTGGCGGGTATCGTGCCGTCGGCCGACAGTGCCGTAGCCAACAGGACGGCCTTGCCGGAACGCACCACGGCCGCTACCGACGCGCTGGTCAAGAACAGCTCGCGCAGCTTTGCCGCGGTGCCCCACGGACGCATGCAGATCTACGGTCGCGCCGTGGCCCAGCCACCGTTGGCGCCGGCGAAGAAAGCCTTCAGCTCGGCGGACGAATTCGTCGCCACCATGCTGCCGATGGCGCAGCAGGCCGCCGACCGCATCGGTGTCGATCCGCGCTACCTGGTGGCCCAGGCCGCACTGGAAACCGGCTGGGGCAAATCGGTGATGCGCCAGCAGGACGGCAGCAGCAGCCACAACCTGTTCGGCATCAAGGCCGGCAGCAGTTGGAAGGGCGACCAGGCGCGGGCGATCACCAGCGAATTCAGAAATGGCCAGATGGTCAAGGAGACGGCCGAGTTCCGTTCCTATGCCTCGTATCAGGACAGCTTCCACGACCTGGTGACCTTGTTGCAGAGCAACAATCGCTATCAAGAAGTGCTGAAGTCGGCCGATAACCCCGAACAGTTTGTACGCGAGTTGCAAAAGGCCGGGTATGCAACCGACCCGGACTACGCAAGCAAGATTTCGCAGATTGCCAAGCAGATGAAGAGCTACGAGAACTACGCTGCGGCGGGCGCTTCCACGAATTTATAA
- the flgK gene encoding flagellar hook-associated protein FlgK yields the protein MSLLNIGMSGLSASQTSLMTTGNNIANADTAGYSRQQTVQGSKASNQYGNVFIGSGTTLADVRRVYNSYLDAQLQTTTSLNSDAAAYLGQITPVDKLLSDSGTGITGALTKFFASMQNVNAKPADDASRQLLLSDAQALSNRFNSVSSQLNEQNANINGNLSSMADQVNKLAATVAQLNQKISEVSSGGGMPNDLLDARNETLRQLSQFVKVDVSERGSSVDLYLGSGQPLVVGNTTSKLEVVPGKTDPTRSSLQLNRGSSTIDVTSVVTGGEIGGLLRYRNEVLDPAMNELGRVALVIADQVNSQLGQGIDKNGEFGAALFNNINSAALISQRSIANGNNSAGSGNLDVTIKDTGKLTISDYQVTFTSATDYTVKRSDGTSLGAFSTTTTPPPVIDGFTLSLNGGAMSAGDSFKITPTRNAATTIKTELTDAKRLAIAAPLNAEVLPGATGSLSIPGLPTVKPALDIYNSAAKTEMQTAIKNSVPVKLVFDAPAGGSQGYKYYDAKGTLMGTGSIVPGQNNTLNLQIKMVDASGNPITDGGTPPVQKTFTVEMSVAGSPKEGEGLNIKFNGAGSTDNRNGTALAGLQSKQTVDTGSASKGITLVDAYGKLVENVGAKASQGKLDSAATETILANAKGARDSLSGVDLDQETGNLVKYQQYYTASSQIIKAAQETFATLINSL from the coding sequence ATGAGTTTGCTCAATATCGGGATGTCGGGGCTGTCAGCCAGCCAAACGTCGTTGATGACCACGGGTAATAACATCGCCAACGCCGATACCGCCGGTTATTCGCGCCAGCAGACCGTGCAGGGCAGCAAGGCATCGAACCAGTACGGCAATGTCTTCATCGGCAGCGGTACCACCTTGGCCGACGTGCGCCGGGTGTACAACAGCTACCTGGACGCCCAGCTGCAGACCACCACCTCGCTGAACAGCGATGCCGCTGCCTATCTGGGGCAGATCACCCCGGTGGACAAGCTGCTGTCGGACAGCGGCACCGGCATCACCGGCGCGCTGACCAAATTCTTTGCCTCGATGCAGAACGTCAACGCCAAGCCGGCCGACGATGCCTCGCGCCAATTGCTGCTCAGCGACGCGCAAGCCCTGAGCAACCGCTTCAATTCCGTTTCCAGCCAGTTGAACGAGCAGAACGCCAACATCAACGGCAACCTGAGTAGCATGGCTGACCAGGTCAACAAGCTGGCGGCCACTGTCGCCCAGCTGAACCAGAAGATTTCCGAAGTCTCCAGTGGCGGTGGCATGCCCAACGACCTGCTCGACGCGCGCAACGAGACGCTGCGCCAGCTGTCGCAGTTCGTCAAAGTGGATGTCTCGGAGCGCGGCTCGAGCGTCGACCTGTACCTGGGCAGCGGCCAGCCGCTGGTCGTGGGTAACACCACCAGCAAACTGGAAGTGGTCCCCGGAAAGACCGACCCGACCCGTTCCTCGCTGCAGCTCAATCGCGGCTCGAGCACTATCGATGTGACCTCGGTGGTCACCGGTGGCGAGATCGGCGGCCTGTTGCGCTATCGCAACGAGGTGCTGGACCCGGCGATGAACGAACTGGGGCGCGTGGCCCTGGTGATCGCCGACCAGGTCAACAGCCAGCTCGGACAGGGCATCGACAAGAACGGCGAGTTCGGCGCGGCACTGTTCAACAACATCAACAGTGCGGCCCTGATCAGCCAGCGCAGCATTGCCAATGGCAACAACAGCGCCGGTTCGGGCAACCTCGACGTGACCATCAAGGACACCGGCAAGCTGACCATCAGCGACTACCAGGTGACCTTCACCAGCGCCACCGACTACACGGTCAAGCGCTCCGACGGCACCAGCCTGGGCGCGTTCAGCACCACCACCACGCCGCCACCGGTGATCGACGGTTTCACCCTGAGCCTCAACGGCGGGGCGATGAGCGCCGGCGACAGTTTCAAGATCACCCCGACCCGTAACGCGGCGACCACGATCAAGACCGAGCTGACCGACGCCAAGCGCCTGGCCATCGCCGCGCCGCTGAATGCCGAGGTACTGCCGGGGGCCACCGGTTCGCTGAGTATTCCGGGCCTGCCGACAGTCAAGCCGGCGCTGGATATCTACAACTCGGCCGCCAAAACCGAGATGCAGACCGCGATCAAGAATTCGGTACCGGTCAAGCTGGTCTTCGACGCCCCCGCGGGCGGCAGCCAGGGCTACAAATACTACGATGCCAAGGGCACGTTGATGGGCACCGGTTCGATCGTCCCGGGGCAGAACAACACCCTGAACCTGCAGATCAAGATGGTCGATGCCAGCGGCAACCCGATCACCGACGGCGGCACACCGCCGGTGCAGAAAACCTTCACCGTGGAAATGAGCGTCGCTGGTTCGCCGAAGGAAGGCGAAGGGCTGAACATCAAGTTCAACGGTGCCGGTTCCACCGATAACCGCAACGGCACCGCGCTGGCGGGCCTGCAGAGCAAGCAGACGGTGGATACCGGTTCGGCCAGCAAGGGCATCACCCTGGTCGACGCCTACGGCAAGCTGGTGGAGAACGTCGGTGCCAAGGCCAGCCAGGGCAAGCTCGACAGCGCGGCCACCGAGACGATCCTGGCCAACGCCAAGGGCGCGCGGGATTCGTTGTCCGGGGTCGACCTGGATCAAGAGACCGGCAACCTGGTCAAGTACCAGCAGTACTACACCGCGTCCTCGCAGATCATCAAGGCGGCGCAGGAAACCTTCGCCACCCTGATCAACAGCCTTTAA
- a CDS encoding flagellar hook-associated protein 3 has protein sequence MRISTAQFYESSAANYQKNFANAVKSSEEASSLIRVNTAADDPVGASRLLQLGQQASLLSQYSANTTSIKASLGQAESALTSITNVLARAQELASGAGNAGYTDADRKANAAELAQIEEQLLSLMNTQDENGKYIFAGSQGDTVPFTRNSDGTYSYNGDQTTLNLPVGDTMSMATNTTGWAAFQQAINTSRSQVSMTAPAVDDGRVTLSNGQVSSNPKYNSEFRSGEPYTISFLSSTQFKITDSAGNDVTSEASQNGSFSSSKGAEAQTVSFRGVDLRLSINLKPGDATPPNTEIAGHSFTLAAKPDSFNVSRSPGNPSTAVVTGASVSNSNAYNASFPSGGAILKFTSATDYELYASPLTADSKPVSTGTMAGSTATASGVGFTFSGTPAAGDQYVVAVNNHQTQNVLDTISQLRTVLDTPTNGDPIAIQKLNAGLQAGMANLASGANQVASAVSDIGGRGSALEIQNETNMSLSAANTQTQSAIRDSDPAEVMTRLTLQQTMLQASQLAFSKIAQLGLFNKV, from the coding sequence ATGCGTATTTCCACCGCCCAGTTTTACGAGTCCTCGGCTGCCAACTACCAGAAGAACTTCGCCAATGCGGTCAAGAGCAGCGAAGAGGCTAGCAGCCTGATTCGCGTCAACACCGCGGCCGATGATCCGGTAGGCGCCTCGCGCCTGCTGCAACTGGGCCAGCAGGCTTCGCTGCTGAGTCAGTATTCGGCCAACACCACCTCGATCAAAGCGTCCCTGGGCCAGGCCGAATCGGCCCTGACCAGTATCACCAACGTTCTGGCGCGTGCCCAGGAACTGGCGAGCGGAGCCGGCAACGCCGGTTACACCGACGCCGACCGCAAGGCCAACGCCGCCGAACTGGCGCAGATCGAAGAGCAGTTGCTGAGCTTGATGAACACCCAGGACGAAAACGGCAAGTACATCTTTGCCGGTTCCCAGGGCGACACCGTGCCGTTCACCCGCAACTCCGACGGCACCTACAGCTACAATGGCGACCAGACCACGCTGAACCTGCCGGTGGGCGACACCATGTCCATGGCCACCAATACCACCGGCTGGGCCGCCTTCCAGCAAGCCATCAATACCAGCCGCAGCCAGGTCAGCATGACCGCGCCGGCGGTGGATGATGGCCGGGTGACGCTGTCCAACGGCCAGGTGTCTTCGAATCCGAAGTACAACAGTGAGTTCCGCAGCGGCGAGCCATACACCATCAGCTTCCTCAGCAGCACTCAGTTCAAGATCACCGACAGCGCCGGCAACGACGTGACGTCCGAGGCCAGCCAGAATGGCTCCTTCTCCTCCAGCAAGGGCGCCGAGGCACAGACCGTCAGTTTCCGCGGCGTCGATCTGCGCCTGAGCATCAACCTGAAACCTGGCGATGCCACCCCCCCGAACACGGAGATCGCCGGTCACAGCTTCACCCTGGCGGCCAAGCCTGACTCCTTCAACGTTTCGCGCAGCCCGGGCAACCCGTCGACCGCAGTCGTGACCGGTGCCAGCGTCAGCAACAGCAACGCCTACAACGCCAGCTTCCCGAGCGGTGGTGCGATCCTCAAGTTCACCAGCGCCACCGACTACGAGCTGTATGCATCGCCGTTGACCGCCGACAGCAAGCCGGTTTCCACCGGCACCATGGCCGGCTCCACTGCCACGGCGTCTGGCGTGGGCTTCACCTTCAGCGGTACGCCAGCGGCGGGCGACCAGTATGTGGTGGCGGTCAACAACCACCAGACCCAGAACGTCCTCGACACCATCAGCCAACTGCGTACGGTGCTGGATACACCGACCAACGGTGATCCGATCGCCATCCAGAAACTCAACGCGGGGTTGCAGGCGGGGATGGCCAACCTGGCCAGCGGTGCCAACCAGGTGGCGAGTGCGGTCAGTGATATCGGTGGTCGTGGGTCGGCGCTGGAGATTCAGAACGAAACCAATATGAGCCTGAGCGCCGCCAATACCCAGACCCAGTCGGCAATCCGCGATTCCGACCCGGCCGAGGTGATGACCCGCCTGACCCTGCAACAGACCATGCTGCAAGCCTCGCAACTGGCCTTCAGCAAGATTGCCCAACTGGGCCTGTTCAACAAGGTCTGA